From Methylocystis sp. ATCC 49242, one genomic window encodes:
- a CDS encoding alpha/beta fold hydrolase — MNFGKAVYSFAGIFSFSILSVMPLHAAHKDARRIVKSDGIEIEVFEFGKGRETLIMAAGNGRPAAQLSELAKGIAANGIRVITYNYRSLGASTGPIDGLTLHDYANDLWRVADALGLKKVHLAGKTYGNRVVRAASQDKPDRVLSVILIGAGGEQLPSPETLALYKRYIDPHTPKDEWLKLQGQLMYAPGNEHLAALDAAQGEYPVLAAAQVKASDATPKAEWASGGTAPMLVMTCLLDVVAVPESALSVAKSRPNAWLVGLPGCGHNMLNERGEDLVRLMSEFIVRTSKRH; from the coding sequence ATGAATTTCGGAAAAGCTGTCTATTCATTCGCGGGGATATTTTCCTTTTCGATCCTCTCGGTAATGCCACTTCACGCGGCCCACAAAGACGCCAGGAGGATCGTCAAGTCAGATGGGATCGAGATCGAGGTTTTTGAGTTCGGCAAAGGCCGCGAGACGCTTATCATGGCGGCAGGAAACGGCCGGCCCGCGGCGCAGCTTAGCGAACTCGCCAAAGGTATCGCCGCAAACGGCATACGCGTAATCACGTATAATTATCGCTCGTTGGGCGCCAGCACCGGACCGATCGACGGACTTACGCTCCACGACTACGCCAATGATTTGTGGCGGGTCGCCGATGCGCTGGGGCTAAAGAAAGTCCACCTGGCGGGGAAAACCTACGGAAATCGCGTTGTTCGCGCCGCCTCGCAAGACAAGCCAGATCGCGTTCTCAGTGTAATTCTGATCGGCGCAGGCGGGGAACAGTTGCCGTCTCCGGAAACGCTCGCCCTCTACAAGCGTTATATCGACCCCCACACCCCAAAGGACGAGTGGCTGAAGCTTCAGGGCCAACTCATGTATGCGCCGGGCAATGAGCACCTGGCCGCCCTGGATGCTGCGCAGGGAGAATATCCTGTCCTCGCCGCGGCTCAGGTCAAAGCAAGCGACGCCACCCCGAAAGCAGAATGGGCCAGTGGCGGCACGGCCCCCATGCTGGTCATGACCTGCCTTCTCGATGTTGTCGCCGTGCCGGAAAGCGCCCTCAGCGTAGCAAAATCGAGACCCAACGCCTGGCTCGTGGGCTTGCCGGGCTGCGGTCACAACATGCTTAATGAACGCGGCGAAGATCTGGTGCGGCTGATGTCGGAATTTATTGTGCGAACGTCCAAGCGCCACTAG
- the rlmH gene encoding 23S rRNA (pseudouridine(1915)-N(3))-methyltransferase RlmH, whose amino-acid sequence MRLGLICVGRLKAGPEREIFARYAERIMALRRIGLEGLDLREIDERKAKSSGERMAREGEEMLGHLPADAALAVFDERGKSADSAAFAAFIGRERDAGRKAMWFAIGGSEGLDASVRARAQAVFSFGAMTLPHQLVRILAAEQIYRAMTILSGHPYHRA is encoded by the coding sequence ATGCGCCTGGGACTGATTTGCGTGGGCCGGCTGAAGGCCGGTCCCGAACGAGAAATTTTCGCGCGCTACGCGGAGCGCATCATGGCTCTTCGACGAATTGGGCTTGAGGGGCTGGACCTCAGGGAAATCGACGAGCGCAAGGCCAAAAGTTCGGGCGAGCGCATGGCGCGCGAGGGCGAGGAGATGCTTGGCCATTTGCCCGCCGACGCCGCGCTGGCCGTTTTCGATGAACGTGGCAAATCAGCCGACAGCGCCGCCTTCGCCGCCTTCATCGGCCGAGAGCGCGACGCGGGGCGCAAGGCGATGTGGTTCGCAATTGGTGGCTCGGAGGGGCTCGACGCTAGCGTGCGCGCACGGGCGCAGGCGGTCTTTTCCTTCGGAGCGATGACGCTGCCGCATCAGCTCGTGCGCATTCTTGCGGCTGAACAGATTTATCGCGCCATGACGATCTTATCGGGGCACCCTTATCACCGTGCGTGA
- a CDS encoding FAD-dependent monooxygenase: protein MTEVSAQDQGATTKTDILVAGAGSTGLAAALAFARAGLKTTLVGRIPPPLPGRTVALFEASVRFLDALGALERVKDLGCPVEAIRMIDDTDQLFPVPELTLRASEVGLPALGVNISNDELVGVLLDLVRARPEIEMVDADIVDYELNSVSATAILKDGRRIEADFIVAADGRSSRARAVAGIDVKEWTYPQVALTMMLRHEFPHDNISTEYHTRSGPFTLVPLPAREDSPHRSSLVWLMSVDDARRRLAKPREELEYEIEDYAKSEFGAMRIESEIGQFRMGGMQVSRHAAGRLALVGETCHVFPPIGAQGLNLSLRDVADLEDCLASVDLKNEQELSRALSRYDRHRRADIGFRTHGVDVLNRSLIVPYLPVDLFRGASFIAIAALGPLRRAVIREGILPHLVLPRLMRQPVAEETRKSA from the coding sequence ATGACCGAGGTTTCCGCGCAGGATCAAGGCGCGACGACTAAGACCGACATTCTCGTGGCCGGCGCGGGCTCGACCGGCCTCGCGGCGGCGTTAGCCTTTGCGCGCGCCGGATTGAAGACGACGCTAGTCGGCCGCATTCCGCCGCCCCTGCCCGGCCGCACCGTCGCATTGTTCGAGGCTTCGGTGCGCTTTCTCGATGCGCTGGGAGCGCTGGAGCGCGTGAAGGATCTCGGCTGCCCGGTGGAAGCGATCCGCATGATCGACGACACCGATCAGCTCTTCCCGGTTCCGGAGCTCACCCTGCGGGCGAGCGAAGTCGGGTTGCCGGCTTTGGGCGTCAATATTTCCAACGACGAACTCGTCGGTGTCCTGCTGGACCTCGTGCGTGCGCGCCCCGAGATCGAAATGGTCGACGCGGACATCGTCGATTACGAGCTCAACAGCGTGAGCGCGACCGCCATACTCAAGGACGGTCGGCGGATCGAGGCGGATTTCATCGTCGCCGCCGACGGACGCAGTAGCCGCGCGCGCGCCGTCGCGGGCATAGACGTGAAGGAATGGACCTATCCGCAAGTCGCCCTCACCATGATGCTGCGGCATGAATTCCCGCACGACAATATTTCCACCGAATATCACACGCGCTCCGGCCCCTTCACGCTGGTGCCATTGCCTGCGCGCGAGGATTCGCCGCATCGTTCGAGTCTTGTCTGGCTGATGAGCGTCGACGACGCGCGACGCCGCCTCGCCAAGCCGCGCGAGGAACTCGAATATGAGATCGAGGACTATGCGAAGTCCGAATTCGGCGCGATGAGGATCGAGAGCGAAATCGGCCAGTTCCGCATGGGCGGCATGCAGGTCTCCAGACATGCGGCCGGTCGACTCGCGCTTGTCGGCGAAACATGCCACGTCTTCCCGCCGATCGGCGCGCAAGGCCTCAACCTGAGCCTGCGCGACGTCGCCGATCTCGAAGACTGTCTCGCGAGCGTGGATCTCAAGAACGAGCAGGAATTGTCGCGCGCCCTCTCGCGCTACGATCGCCACCGCCGGGCGGACATCGGTTTCCGCACGCATGGCGTCGATGTGCTGAACCGCTCGCTGATCGTGCCCTATCTGCCGGTCGACCTGTTCCGCGGCGCGAGCTTCATTGCGATCGCCGCGCTGGGGCCGCTGCGGCGGGCGGTGATCCGCGAGGGCATCCTGCCGCATCTCGTCTTGCCGCGCCTCATGCGTCAACCCGTGGCCGAGGAAACGCGCAAAAGCGCATGA
- a CDS encoding adenylosuccinate synthase, with translation MANVAVVGAQWGDEGKGKIVDWLSLEADVVVRFQGGHNAGHTLVIDGVTYKLALLPSGIVRPGKLSVIGNGVVVDPHFLVGEIDRLREQGVAISPVNFKVAENAPLILSLHRELDAHREEAGGGSKIGTTKRGIGPAYEDKVGRRSIRLMDLAEPDTLDDKIARVLAHHNPLRRGLGLPEVAPATLREELLGVAPRILPFMDAVWDLLDAERRAGKRILFEGAQGVLLDVDHGTYPYVTSSNTVAASAASGSGLGPGAIGYVLGIAKAYTTRVGGGPFPTELHDEIGTLIGDRGHEFGTNTGRRRRCGWFDAVLTRQAVKTSGINGVALTKLDILDGFDEIRICTHYMLDGARIDRLPASQAAQARVTPVYESFPGWKESTSGARSWGALPAQAVKYVRRIEELIEAPVALLSTSPERDDTILVHNPFQD, from the coding sequence ATGGCGAATGTGGCGGTGGTCGGCGCCCAGTGGGGCGACGAGGGCAAGGGCAAGATCGTCGACTGGTTGTCGCTCGAGGCGGACGTCGTGGTTCGCTTTCAGGGCGGGCACAACGCCGGCCATACGCTGGTCATCGACGGCGTGACCTACAAGCTCGCGCTGCTGCCCTCGGGCATCGTGCGGCCGGGCAAGCTTTCGGTCATCGGCAATGGCGTCGTCGTCGATCCGCACTTTCTCGTGGGCGAGATCGATCGGCTGCGGGAGCAGGGCGTCGCCATCTCGCCCGTGAATTTCAAGGTCGCGGAGAACGCGCCGCTCATTCTCTCGCTTCACCGGGAGCTCGACGCGCATCGCGAGGAGGCCGGCGGGGGCTCCAAGATCGGGACCACGAAGCGCGGCATCGGCCCGGCCTATGAGGACAAGGTCGGCCGCCGCTCGATCCGCCTGATGGATCTCGCCGAGCCCGACACGCTCGACGACAAGATCGCCCGCGTTCTCGCGCATCACAACCCGCTGCGCCGCGGCCTCGGCCTGCCGGAAGTCGCGCCCGCGACGCTGCGCGAGGAGCTGCTCGGCGTCGCGCCGCGCATCCTGCCCTTCATGGACGCGGTGTGGGATCTGCTCGACGCCGAGCGCCGCGCCGGCAAGCGCATCCTCTTCGAGGGCGCGCAGGGCGTTCTGCTCGACGTCGATCACGGCACTTACCCCTATGTGACGTCCTCCAACACGGTCGCGGCGTCGGCCGCCAGCGGCTCGGGGCTGGGGCCGGGGGCGATCGGCTATGTGCTCGGCATCGCCAAGGCCTATACGACGCGCGTGGGCGGCGGTCCTTTCCCGACGGAGCTGCACGACGAGATCGGCACGCTGATCGGCGACCGCGGCCATGAGTTCGGCACCAACACGGGCCGGCGCCGCCGTTGCGGCTGGTTCGACGCCGTGCTGACGCGGCAGGCCGTGAAAACCTCGGGAATCAACGGCGTCGCGCTGACCAAGCTCGACATTCTCGATGGTTTCGACGAAATCAGGATCTGCACGCATTACATGCTGGACGGCGCCCGCATCGACCGCCTGCCGGCCTCGCAGGCGGCGCAGGCGCGCGTGACGCCCGTCTATGAAAGCTTCCCCGGCTGGAAGGAATCGACCAGCGGCGCGCGCAGCTGGGGCGCCCTGCCGGCGCAGGCGGTGAAATATGTGCGCCGCATCGAGGAGCTGATCGAGGCCCCCGTGGCGCTGCTCTCCACGAGCCCCGAGCGCGACGACACGATTCTCGTGCACAATCCCTTTCAGGATTGA
- a CDS encoding SH3 domain-containing protein, with amino-acid sequence MFNLTRSFILALAFALLPTLAAARDEQRVERVSFKDGRATIRGRIKGYAHVDYVFPAGAGESIQINLRTNKLSNYFNLMAPGSDVAMPNAMSVIEYSGAAPTSGDYRARVYLYRNDARRGVTANYTLTIALGEQSSTNEKGPDYADGLTGGPDYWEVTGVGHGDELSMRKAPSPKGALVMRFANGAVLKNLGCKNTGGQRWCRVERPDDPSMRGWVNGRYLRESAGPQ; translated from the coding sequence ATGTTCAACCTTACCCGCAGCTTCATCCTCGCGCTCGCTTTCGCCCTGCTCCCGACTCTCGCCGCCGCGCGGGACGAGCAGCGCGTCGAACGCGTCTCGTTCAAGGACGGGCGGGCGACGATAAGGGGACGGATAAAGGGTTACGCCCACGTCGATTACGTTTTCCCGGCCGGCGCCGGCGAGTCGATCCAGATCAATCTCAGGACCAACAAGTTGAGCAATTACTTCAATCTCATGGCTCCGGGGTCGGACGTGGCCATGCCCAACGCCATGTCCGTCATCGAATATAGCGGCGCTGCGCCGACGAGCGGCGACTACCGCGCGAGGGTCTATCTTTACCGCAATGACGCGCGGCGCGGCGTGACCGCCAATTACACGCTGACGATCGCTCTTGGCGAACAGAGCAGCACAAATGAAAAGGGGCCGGACTATGCAGACGGGCTGACGGGAGGGCCGGACTACTGGGAGGTCACGGGCGTCGGCCACGGCGATGAGTTGAGCATGCGCAAGGCGCCCTCCCCGAAGGGCGCGCTCGTTATGCGGTTTGCCAATGGCGCGGTTCTGAAGAACCTCGGCTGCAAGAATACCGGCGGCCAGCGATGGTGCCGCGTCGAGAGGCCGGACGACCCGTCGATGCGCGGGTGGGTGAACGGACGCTATTTGCGCGAGTCCGCAGGGCCACAATAG
- the rsfS gene encoding ribosome silencing factor, whose protein sequence is MSHPAPGANAPLSGLIVQNVLKSLDDSKAEDIISIDLRGKTALADEMIIATGRSTVHVGAIADKAIKACKAAGVVSPRVEGLPQCDWVLIDAGDVIIHIFRPEVRQFYNLEKMWGGDRPVEMRLA, encoded by the coding sequence ATGTCCCATCCGGCTCCCGGCGCCAATGCGCCGTTATCCGGCCTGATCGTGCAAAATGTCCTCAAAAGCCTCGATGACTCCAAGGCCGAGGACATCATCTCCATCGATCTGCGCGGCAAGACCGCCCTCGCCGATGAAATGATCATCGCGACAGGACGTTCGACTGTGCATGTCGGCGCGATCGCCGACAAGGCGATCAAGGCCTGCAAGGCCGCGGGCGTCGTGTCGCCGCGCGTCGAGGGCTTGCCGCAATGCGATTGGGTGCTGATCGACGCCGGCGACGTCATCATCCACATCTTCCGTCCCGAGGTTCGTCAGTTCTACAACCTCGAGAAGATGTGGGGCGGCGACCGTCCGGTGGAGATGCGGCTGGCCTGA
- a CDS encoding quinone oxidoreductase, with product MVKAIRVHRPGGPEALQLEEVELAPPTAGEVQIRHRAIGVNFIDIYRRTGAYPADYPFTPGHEGAGQVVAVGDGVKDFEEGDRVAYVGALGGYAEARNIAADSVIHLPKSFSYEQGAVMMLKGLTAQYLLRRTFRVKKGHRVLVHAGAGGVGQLLCRWASALGAKVIATVGSEDKAKIAEAAGAEHTILYRSENFPERVREITKGRLCDVVYDGIGRATFPASLDCLKPFGLFVSFGSASGPIEAFDIGLLAQKGSLFATRPSLFTHIARRADYEEMAEDLMHAVKKGHLIIEAPETFPLAEAAKVHVALESRATAGSMVLIP from the coding sequence ATGGTCAAGGCGATTCGCGTGCACAGGCCGGGCGGCCCCGAGGCCCTGCAGCTGGAGGAGGTCGAGCTGGCGCCCCCGACGGCGGGCGAGGTGCAGATCCGCCATCGCGCGATCGGCGTCAATTTCATCGACATCTATCGCCGAACGGGGGCTTATCCGGCGGACTATCCCTTCACGCCGGGTCATGAAGGAGCGGGGCAGGTCGTCGCCGTGGGCGATGGCGTCAAGGATTTCGAGGAAGGCGACCGCGTCGCCTATGTCGGCGCGCTCGGAGGCTATGCGGAGGCGCGCAACATCGCCGCTGATTCCGTCATTCACCTGCCGAAATCCTTTTCCTACGAGCAGGGCGCCGTCATGATGCTCAAGGGGCTCACCGCGCAATATTTGCTGCGGCGCACCTTTCGGGTCAAAAAAGGGCATCGCGTGCTGGTCCACGCCGGCGCGGGCGGCGTCGGTCAATTGCTTTGCCGGTGGGCGAGCGCGCTCGGCGCAAAGGTCATCGCCACGGTCGGCTCGGAGGACAAGGCGAAGATCGCAGAGGCGGCAGGGGCCGAACACACGATCCTCTATCGCAGTGAGAATTTTCCTGAGCGCGTGCGCGAGATCACCAAGGGACGCCTGTGCGACGTGGTGTATGACGGGATCGGGCGGGCGACGTTCCCCGCTTCCCTCGACTGCCTGAAGCCCTTCGGCCTCTTCGTAAGCTTCGGCTCGGCGTCGGGGCCGATTGAGGCCTTCGACATCGGCTTGCTGGCGCAGAAGGGGTCTCTCTTCGCGACGCGGCCATCGCTCTTCACCCATATCGCGAGGCGCGCCGATTATGAGGAGATGGCCGAGGATCTGATGCACGCGGTCAAGAAAGGCCATTTGATTATCGAGGCGCCGGAGACCTTCCCGCTGGCGGAGGCGGCGAAAGTACACGTCGCCCTCGAATCACGTGCGACAGCGGGTTCGATGGTTTTGATCCCCTGA